The following proteins are encoded in a genomic region of Phaeodactylum tricornutum CCAP 1055/1 chromosome 1, whole genome shotgun sequence:
- a CDS encoding predicted protein: MSSSESTPLKGGGSSGPGASLDGAKALFQNFWSSDHVQTAGTFAQRQAHDLQRSVQEGHVSVRVLAQLAGIVLCASAFGGFVFSLLTLHLIHALLEVYTFALGGLMLLLESPSFAAGLRNDSTTATNTSATILRVLTARVHANARFLKFVWGRGLLYFVAGSLHFSEGGLMNSVIGGFVMIIGILYLVLGYQANRKLRAAAHAHPVDSLRQQFTTANERGNGTLNAEEFQTFVASIGMTNLGRHELEVVYAHVPTENTSGEISWDDFARWWNANAAEPASAASVLGGSFLSV; encoded by the coding sequence ATGTCCAGCAGTGAATCAACTCCTCTCAAGGGAGGCGGTAGTTCCGGTCCTGGTGCATCGCTGGACGGAGCCAAGGCGCTTTTTCAGAACTTCTGGTCGTCCGATCACGTCCAAACAGCCGGTACTTTTGCCCAGCGCCAGGCCCACGATCTGCAGCGCAGCGTACAAGAGGGACATGTATCCGTTCGTGTTTTGGCGCAGCTGGCGGGTATAGTGTTGTGCGCGTCGGCCTTTGGCGGGTTCGTCTTCAGTCTCCTCACCCTGCATCTCATCCACGCATTGTTGGAAGTGTACACCTTTGCGTTGGGCGGACTCATGCTCTTGCTGGAATCGCCGTCTTTCGCGGCGGGCCTCCGTAACGATTCCACCACCGCTACCAACACATCGGCGACTATTCTACGCGTCTTGACTGCACGCGTTCACGCCAACGCTCGCTTTCTCAAATTCGTGTGGGGCCGCGGGTTGCTCTACTTCGTCGCCGGAAGCTTGCACTTTTCCGAAGGCGGTCTCATGAATTCCGTCATTGGTGGATTCGTCATGATCATCGGTATTCTGTATCTAGTACTCGGATACCAAGCCAATCGCAAATTGCGGGCGGCGGCACACGCACATCCGGTGGATTCCTTGCGACAGCAGTTCACCACGGCCAACGAACGCGGCAACGGAACCCTCAACGCCGAAGAATTCCAGACCTTTGTTGCCTCCATCGGCATGACGAATCTCGGTCGACACGAGTTAGAAGTAGTGTACGCGCACGTACCCACGGAAAACACCAGTGGGGAGATTTCGTGGGACGACTTTGCGCGCTGGTGGAACGCCAATGCCGCGGAACCAGCCTCCGCAGCGTCGGTTCTGGGAGGCAGCTTTTTGTCGGTCTAG